A genomic region of Metopolophium dirhodum isolate CAU chromosome 1, ASM1992520v1, whole genome shotgun sequence contains the following coding sequences:
- the LOC132933977 gene encoding SLIT and NTRK-like protein 5, with the protein MFATNRVSATWALTILAVTAMIRAHCPSNCSCDDDTLVVLCKEGNLDVIPITLNPSIQRLMLMYNRIKIVDASFQFYGALQYVDISHNHLVNIPNKGFEAQEKLVELHLNHNKISSINNKTFIGLASLTILNLRGNYLEDLPDRLFAALPKLEELDLGANRITRIDPASFQGLTRLRVLYLDDNQLRAIPTPAFKFLGNLAEMRIGLNAFTTLDDDCFAGLGRLSVLELTGAALINISTNAFKGLTVLRRLVLTDNRLSAIPTKQLSDLNRLEDLCVGQNDFVTIEPNAFKGLANLRSIDVSGASQLSVIKKGVFNDNLNLETINFSSNKQLATIENGAFMGLPNLRNLIMRNNAFTSFAEAMVTWQELQQIDLTENPLVCECSVLWLKELLARRNTSHVNCASPAPLKDKPLNSLGSDDLSCAKYYTRQQAIVGAVFGCTVAFIALMLLLAYRFRKRLHHSLKKTFWNKETVNRKDLEYQKTFSDDEFIVRNTNTQHHTGPHGHQPQQQQQQQQQHHHHHQPQHHNSQQHNQHHGGVQHHSQPQQHKQQHHHLQNFQQHIQQQQHQHHSNDHHMMMMMAPAPPPPPPPPLHHGTYSHHNQHLYQPQQPRHQNTMPHRNDKPIPVTEL; encoded by the coding sequence ATGTTTGCGACCAACCGCGTCTCGGCCACGTGGGCCCTCACGATATTGGCCGTGACCGCAATGATAAGGGCCCACTGCCCGTCAAATTGCTCATGTGACGACGATACGCTGGTGGTGCTATGCAAGGAGGGCAATCTGGACGTGATCCCAATCACACTGAACCCGTCCATCCAGAGACTGATGCTCATGTATAACCGCATCAAGATCGTGGACGCATCGTTTCAGTTTTACGGGGCACTGCAGTATGTGGATATATCGCACAACCACCTGGTGAACATACCCAACAAAGGGTTCGAGGCCCAGGAGAAGCTCGTTGAGCTCCACCTAAATCACAATAAGATCTCGTCAATCAACAACAAGACGTTCATCGGGTTGGCGTCACTAACCATACTGAACCTGCGTGGCAACTATCTGGAAGACCTGCCCGATCGGCTGTTCGCAGCGCTGCCCAAACTCGAGGAACTCGACTTGGGCGCCAACCGCATCACCCGCATTGATCCGGCCTCGTTCCAGGGCCTAACCCGACTTCGGGTTCTGTACTTGGATGACAACCAGCTCCGAGCTATACCCACGCCCGCATTCAAGTTCCTAGGAAACCTTGCTGAGATGCGCATCGGCCTGAACGCGTTCACCACGCTGGACGATGACTGTTTTGCGGGACTCGGCCGGCTGTCCGTGCTCGAGCTTACCGGCGCAGCGTTGATCAACATCAGTACCAATGCTTTCAAAGGACTAACCGTACTCAGGCGACTGGTGCTAACGGACAACCGGCTGTCAGCCATACCCACCAAACAGTTGTCTGACCTGAATCGGTTGGAAGACCTGTGTGTGGGGCAGAACGACTTTGTGACGATTGAACCAAACGCGTTCAAAGGGCTAGCCAACTTGCGATCGATTGATGTGTCAGGTGCGTCTCAACTGTCCGTTATAAAAAAAGGTGTGTTCAACGACAACCTCAACCTAGAAACCATAAACTTTAGTAGCAATAAACAGCTAGCGACCATTGAAAACGGTGCGTTTATGGGGCTACCCAACCTCCGGAACCTGATCATGCGCAACAACGCATTCACATCGTTTGCCGAGGCGATGGTCACATGGCAAGAATTGCAGCAGATCGACTTGACCGAGAACCCACTGGTGTGCGAGTGTTCAGTGCTGTGGCTCAAGGAACTGCTGGCTCGCCGTAACACCAGCCACGTTAACTGCGCCAGCCCGGCACCACTCAAGGACAAGCCACTCAACTCACTTGGGTCCGACGACCTGTCATGCGCCAAGTACTACACCAGGCAGCAGGCCATCGTGGGTGCAGTTTTCGGGTGCACCGTAGCGTTCATAGCGCTCATGTTGCTGTTGGCGTACCGGTTCCGGAAGCGTCTGCACCATTCATTGAAGAAAACGTTCTGGAACAAGGAGACGGTAAACCGAAAGGACCTAGAGTACCAGAAGACGTTCTCAGACGATGAATTCATCGTCCGGAACACAAACACGCAACATCACACTGGTCCTCACGGACACcaaccacaacaacaacaacagcaacaacaacaacaccatcaccaccaccagCCCCAACACCATAACTCGCAGCAGCACAACCAGCACCACGGTGGCGTTCAGCATCACAGTCAGCCACAGCAGCACAAGCAGCAGCATCACCACCTCCAGAACTTTCAGCAGCACATccagcagcagcagcatcaGCATCATAGCAACGACCATCacatgatgatgatgatggcgCCGGCACCACCACCTCCACCCCCGCCACCACTGCATCACGGTACTTACAGTCACCACAACCAACACCTTTACCAGCCACAGCAACCACGCCACCAGAACACAATGCCGCACCGCAACGACAAGCCGATACCGGTCACGGAACTGTAG